In the genome of Candidatus Edwardsbacteria bacterium, the window TCGGAGACCTGCAGGGCCCCTTGGGAAGCCAGCAAGCTTTGGGCGCTCTCCCGGGCGTTGGACATATGGGGTCCGAAGATGACCGGCAGGCCCAGGGCCGCCGGTTCCAGCGGATTGTGTCCGCCCACCGGCACCAGGCTGCCGCCCACCAGGGCGATATCGCCGGCCGCATAGGCATCTATCAATTCGCCCATGCTGTCCAACAGCAGGACAGCCTTTGCCCCTTCCGACCTGCCACGTTTGCTACGTTGGGAAAACGGAATATTTTTATTGGACAGGATCAGCTCCACCGTTGAAAATCTTTCCGGATGCCGGGGGGCTATTATCAGTTTCATCCTGTCGGACAGCCCGGCCCAGGCGTTCAGGATGATCTCCTCCTCGCCCTCCCGGGTGCTTCCCGCCACTAATATCAAGTCCTCCGGTGAAAATCCGAGATCTGCCCTGAGTTTCATTTTTTGTTCCCGGCTGACCGGCCGCCTGATGGTATCGTACTTGATGTTCCCGGCATTGATTATTTTCCTAAGGTCGACCCCCAATGACTTATATCTTTCCGCATCCTCCGGGCTCTGGCAGGCAATACATTCCACCCGGTTCAGCAGGGGTCGGAACAGGAATCCGAAGAAACGGTACCAGGGCAGAGACCGGTCCGACAGCCGGGCATTGACGATGAATACCGGTATACTTCGGGCATAACAAAGCCACATCAGGTTGGGCCACAGTTCGGTCTCCATCAGCACCAGGGCCGAGGGTTTTATCCTGCCCAGCGACAGGGCGATCGAAAACAGAAAATCCAACGGCAGGAAGAACGTGACCGATCCCCGGTTGATCCTGGCCGCCCGGTCCTGCCCGGTCTGGGTCATGGTGGAGATGGCCGTTTTATATCCCGAAGCCTCTTTTTGCAAGGCTTCGATCAGGGGCGGGATCAGGGCCGCCTCGCCCATGGAGGCGGCATGAAGCCAGAGGGGGTTCCCCCGCATTTTGGGAACCAGCCCGCACCTCTGGCGCCACTTTTTATTGCCGGAAAATATGCAGGCCAACAACAAATATGGCCAACCCAGAAGGAAGGCCATCGTTAAAACGATATTATATAAAATAAGCCCTATCAAAAGATCCATTACCAGCTTTCCAACGCCTCCTTCAGTTCGTTCACCGAGACCGCGGCCACC includes:
- a CDS encoding 3-deoxy-D-manno-octulosonic acid transferase → MDLLIGLILYNIVLTMAFLLGWPYLLLACIFSGNKKWRQRCGLVPKMRGNPLWLHAASMGEAALIPPLIEALQKEASGYKTAISTMTQTGQDRAARINRGSVTFFLPLDFLFSIALSLGRIKPSALVLMETELWPNLMWLCYARSIPVFIVNARLSDRSLPWYRFFGFLFRPLLNRVECIACQSPEDAERYKSLGVDLRKIINAGNIKYDTIRRPVSREQKMKLRADLGFSPEDLILVAGSTREGEEEIILNAWAGLSDRMKLIIAPRHPERFSTVELILSNKNIPFSQRSKRGRSEGAKAVLLLDSMGELIDAYAAGDIALVGGSLVPVGGHNPLEPAALGLPVIFGPHMSNARESAQSLLASQGALQVSDAGELRGTLEKLSSDRESISHIGGQAMKMVEEKRGASEKAAKIIGRII